The Spinacia oleracea cultivar Varoflay chromosome 2, BTI_SOV_V1, whole genome shotgun sequence DNA segment AGTGTAGCTGAGAGTTTTAGTAAACTACTAGTAGCATTTAACAGTAACCAGCATGGATATACTTGCCCCTGAAAACCCCATAGGCAACTTCAAAACTGAAGTAGTGGAGCACTTAAGTATCTAGGGTACCAAACATCCCATTTCGCATTTTTCCAACTATTGTAGGAGCCGCTTCAAACCCCATATGAACTGTAGTATAGAACTGTGAACCCAGATGTGGAGGCcttaagagcaactccaatggtgagCTACAAGATGTTGTGGCTATGTTTGCCACATCAAATTTCTAACTACAATTGATTAAAACTACAAATTATCACATTGGTGTGCTACAATACTTTGTAGCtccctataatatttaatttaaataatttatttatttgagctatattttttttgagctacGTAGCCCAAAATAGCTTCAATGTTTTAACATCTGcttatgtcattgttgtaccAATGGTGGGCTACCTGATCACAtgctcatttttttttgagcaggtCCATTTtgtaaccattggagttgctctaaacGCTTAACTCCCAAATAACCCATGTATTCACATTTAGCAGATAACATCTCAAAATTTCAACTTTCAATTAGCTCATATATATTGCCAGGTAATCAGTAATCAATACATAATATACTACTATTAATGTAGAGTTTGCTGAGTCAGATTTCCCTCCCAAAGTTACTCCATTTTCCCGCATATTTCACAAGctatatttcatgaaataagaTTCCAGATTTCCAACTGTCATTTGGCCCTTGGTAATTATAGAAAACTCTTTCCAATGAAGTAAGCTTCTCTGCCATAACTCTACACCTATAACCCTTTCGTTCCTTCCCAGTTCCCCCTCTctcatttctttctctctccataaCGTCATTACATTTCTTCTCTCTTCTCAATAGAATTACAACTCTTATATTCTCAGACATTTTTATGTATAGTTCATATTTAAAGTGAAGCTTAGTGTTTGAGTAATCCAATGTCTTCTCTTTTTCTATTTGCAGGTTGTTTCGTCTGTAATTCGGTTGATTAATGTACAAACTTTAAATAATCGTGGAATATATATTTCATGTTTATATTTAGAAAACTGGGCATGGCTCGGGTAATATCTAGTTCCCACTAATGTGCAGCACTCCTAAAAATTCAGCCAGGATGATCAAGGAGCATCTTGACACTTACTGTATCTTAAGGTTTGAGGATCAAAGGCAAAGGTCGCAATCTCGTGGCGACAGGTATCTCAAGATCAACCACGAATCCTAATCCTCAATATTAGCCAACATCTACTAATCTACACTTCAATAAGTATCCATATAAAACTTCAGCTGCTGAACGGACAAACAAGCCAAATTTCGAACAATAAAACCCCGAAAAAAAACAACATAACGCAACTATAGGCTTCTAACATCATCTCCCACACAGATCACTCTGTTTTAACCCCACAAAAAGTGACCAAGCAGATAGTACCACTACTCACTAGGGATGACAATCTAATCCAAATCCGATCGGAGTCCAACCCGATTCGAAAGAAAAAGTCCGATCCAAATCCGCCAAAAATAGTCAGAGTCCGAAAAGGAGGCTGGTCAGAGTCGGATCCTGTGCAGATCCAAACGTCCGACCTGAGTACGACTTACTATTAATGACTATGATATAAAAGACCACATCTAAACCTAAAAATCCTAGCAATCCCATTTCTTGAGCAGCCACCCCATTTCTCTCTTCTATGCCCCTCTTTCCTTCCATCTTCTCCCGTCAAACCTGTGTTACTCTTTCCATCTTCTACCTTTACACTTCGTCTGCCTCATCTGCCTCAACAGGAGAAATAGATTCTATTGTGAAATCAAGACACATAAAGCTGAAAATCCTGAAATTCAACATCAGCGATTCCGCAACAACGTCATCATTCTTTGGTCATTTTATTAAAGTCTTCTTTCATATACAACAGTTTTTAATGTAAGCATTTGATGggttatttttaaaattaaatgtaTTTATCAAGTAGCTttgaatgttttaaagtttttttttttgacatattaCAAAGATCTAATTATTAGAATTCCCAAAATTATGCTTTATGTTCAAGAATTCAAACAACCACTAATTAGTAATGTTGGATCATTGTGAGAATCTTCCGGAAGAATGAATGTGATGTTCTCATAATTTTGGATGGTTTTCTGCTTTGATTGTGCTAAATGTAGATTTTTTTAGTGAAATCCCTATATGATAATCAGGGCGGGTAGGAATCAGAGTCAAAGGTTGTGGAGATTGGCGGACTCGTATTCAGATCAGGTGattcggagtcagactcggattcataCCCTGGATTTTAGGTCCGATTATTAATTGAGTTGGAGACAGATCCTACAAGGTCCAACCTGTTGCCATTCTTAAGCACCACCCTCTCAGTTCTCTTTCACCCCCACATGATTGTAAAAGTATTGCCTCGCGATTTGCCTCTTCCCTAAATATCAACACTTTCTAATACCATTTTTGCCAATTCGTTAAGCATTTCTCATCATTTCTTTACGCCTATTCCATTTGTCACTCTTCcccacacacaaagctagactGAACTGGATCAAACAAGGGGTACAACCAGACCAGAGTACTCGATCAGGTGCAGGCATCAAGTATATATCTAATCCTCTAATCCTGCACGTATCTAGTTGACCAAAGAAACCTATAGATTGGGGTAACTGTCACTTTCAGCATACATATTGCAAAAGGTCCACTATACTCGATAAAGGGAACCATACTTGTGAGTCAGGAATTAGTAGgtgtttaggggtatttggaaATGCATGAAAACATTATGTGATAATTTGGGTAAAGAGACAGATAGGTCCCCTGCTCGAGGGTAGGCAAAGGCATGTGGGAGAGGTTTGTAGTGTGTTATTTATCAGGAAGGAAGGTTATTTCCATTCGGTTCTACTTACTATAAAAGGCTAATTAGGGATACCTAAAAGTCTAGACGTGTTTCCATCTTTTCTTTTATCATCTTGAAGATTTAATGACAAAGGACAAACACATGGCAATGATGGCATCCGTGATACTCAAAGAACTCAGAAGTTCTCAAGTCAATGACTCAATGGCACCAGATGCTCCCAACAAGTAAACatagaagaacaaaaaaaatctacAATCAGCTTTTCACAACCCATTAGCATGCCCGAAACTAGAACTGTTCACTCTGTCATGACAAAAAACACAAAATGTGATAGAGATGGCTAACTTGTACAAATATATACTCTAGGAGAATTCAGATCATGGCATGTGAAAATCTCGGTATTAAAGAATACTCAACCCAATCAAAAGGTGGACATGAAACAATTATTTTGGGAGTTATCCATATTCCACAGATTCTGTAACTAGAGATGTGTTCATTATGGGGCAGTGAGagaaataaacaaaacattcaGACAATAAACAAAGAAGCATCACCTGATGCACTTTAAAAAAGGAAACATAATGTGTAGAATAACAAACAGAAGCACAAGGTAGCTAGACATGCCTTAATAATTATATCTTCGTACATGGAAAGCACTGCCTCCACATTTTGATGATGAGTTTGCAAACGCAATTTTACCTAAAAAAAACAATGAAAGAGAAAATTGTAGTCACAAAATGCCTATAATGCGCTTAAAAgaagataaaaataataataaaaagaaaatgtgCAGCATGGTCAAATATTGATTCACCGCATACCTTTTCCTCGGTGTCATCAAACCGCTGGGTGAGCCTGGAAGCAATTTCGTCATTCTCGGGAGGGGAATACGTTAGGTGGTAAATTTTTCCAGTAACAGGATCTAATCTCCGTCCAACAACCCTCTCAACAAGCAATTCTTCAGGAACCTGCAGATATATTTAGAAAAATCAAGTAAAGCTTATGAACACCACAATAGGCACAGCTTGCCACACAGACACGCAGTTTCAGCAGATGAAACCAATTAAATTTCCATGGTGTAGATACTATAAAGTATAAATCCCAAGACCGAAGCACTTCATTAAAGTCCGTTTGTGCCATACCAAATGAATTTGATGCATTATGTCCCTAATACTACTTTCACTTTGATATCAGAATATCTAAAATATCATTGCATCAGATTTCTTAAGTATAGGATTTAAATGACAGAAAGACAGCGTGGGAGAAGTGATATTCAATGCATTAGAAAGAGCTGCTCTGAAATGTATGGACATGGGTTTTCACTTCAGGTCAAgaactttttttttatcaacTGTTTCCTGAAACATTTTCAAACACCTGAGGTTATAGGCAACTGTTTCGGGAGGTGGTCTTCAATTCTTCATGAGGCTAAAGGGCCATATACTCATATGTTACCAATACGTGAACTGATTATGGTACTAGACAGTAGACATATCTGACACAGCTATGACATaacgaaagaaagaaaaaaatctgATGGGAAATCAAGCAAAAGATGGACaaagactagcaaacgcttaagCGTATGTAAGAATCTCTTTAGATATAATTGTGGTGCAAGGAAATCATCTAATTACTGGCCAGCACAAAAGTAATGAAAGGATGACAAACAAAAACCTTACTTCCAAAAGAATGAATAGGTCAGGCTGGAACCCTAAGTCCTTTAGAGCAATTGCTTGAGATAAGCTCCTTGGATATCCGTCCAAAAGCCAGCCCTTCTCTTGTGAATCAGGCTGCAGCAGACGGTCTTTAACCATCTGCATATAACAGTTAAGTTAAGGAATTGTCAacagaaaatacaaaaattagCAAACTAAGTTTGTGAAAATTACCATCACAACTATTTCATCAGGAACCAGCTGTCCTTTGTCCATGTATTCCTTTGcttgttttccattttcactACCAGATGAAATCTCCGCCCTAAGCAAATCTCCAGCAGCAATATGCACCAAACCATACTGCATATACGAGGATTACCTGATTCATTTGTTTTCTTCAGGGGCAATCCCATAAAGAGAAGTTCATGCAATGAACTCATAGCTAACATAATCAAGTAGATTCTCGGTGAATGCCTGGACATCTATCAGGAAGTCCAAGCAGCATAATCACATTTCATCAAACATAAGAACACAGGTAAATACAGCCACAACAAGCTCAATTTGCATACATAGAAAACATGAGAGAAGAAAAATAATACAGGGAATTACAAAATAAGTTTCTGAGATATGAGCATTTCAGCAGAAAATTTTATCATAATCAATGGACGTCATTCGGCTCAATATGACACAAATCACAAGATAATGAGGTCACAAGAGAAATAGGGGGAGATGAACTTACTTTGTTAGTTATGAGCTCACATTGCGTCCCTTTGCCAGATGCCGGAGCACCCGATATCATGATCCTGAGTGGCCTGGAGTTACTAGTAGACGCCATAACCTACCACAATCATGAGTAACACAATTAATAACTTATGTAATCACAACAAATCCTGGAAGAGGGAGGGAAATCATAATCATTTACGTAATCACAGAATCTTTGAAGAGGTTATGAAATCATTCAAAGAAGCAATGAATTCCCCTGCTCTATCTTCATTTCTTACATCTCTGTAAATGTATTGATCACATTATTCCAACACTTCCCACCCCCAGTAATCAAGGATGGACGTCATTTTTACTATTAACAGCAAATCCACATAATTAGGTCATTTCCGCACACTGGTTGTCACTCAATTTAAGAAAGGTGACAACTTTTCCAATTTCGAAACAGTATACTTGCTACATGTAAGGTAAGTTCCTACTTGAAAAAACACTCTCCAATTGAGGATTCTAAATCCGACACTCTCAAATTCACTTCCAAATTCAGAGATTTTACAAAGAATGCAGGAGAGAAATCAATGAAAAATTACCACAAAATTGCGATGACGATGACGACGATTGATGCTCGAGTGATGTCGAGTTACAGAATGATCAAAGCGGAGGGAGTTGGGACGATGATGATTGAAGGAAAGTGAGGTTAATTTAGGAGAGGATGTAAAAGAAGGAGGGGAGAGAATGGCGGAATTAGGGCTTCCTAAAATGGAAGAATATCCAGAGCACGCCATATTTGTGGTATTTTCTCTCTCCGAATCCCTCGCTCCGCCTCCTACGTCGGCGctgtctttctctctctctaaatttaggcgaaattGTCTACCGGAGAGGAGGGAGTGGCGTGCGTGGCCGATGGATAATCATAAGAAGGCCGGTAATCTGGTGAGCCCGTTTTTATTTCAGCTGATGCCATTATCCAGGCCCACCCAATCTACACCTCTCCaaacaagttctatttcaatcgCTATTTCAATCTCCAAACAAgttctaataatttaattttaggaatttttgtaagaaatgaccttttatattcgaaaaattgtgagaaaataccttttaaaaaaaaaagttgtgaaatAGGACCTAAATTagattttttgttgtgaataaggaCCAAGACCTATTTTTCGGCAGTCAAACCCATTTCTCCGGCGTTGACCACCACGTGCAATGCACGTGACCCATTAAAacgattaattttattttttttaattttttcccTCCAATATTTTCCCCCTAATTAACTCCGcataactaaaaataaaataaaaatattctccttttctctctcctctttgctcTGTCTTGCTCGCCATTTTTGTGCTCAAGCTTCTTCATGTTTTTCTTCAATTAGTTGCCTacagttaaaaaaaaataaaaaaattcaatccCCGTTAAGAGTCGTTGCAATTCGTACCAGGTAAGAGTAAAAGCCCCAAATATTTTGGTCCAATTCCTCCAATATTTGAACTCTCAAAATTAGGGTTCATAAGCTAATGTTTTCTTGCTGGCTTCTGTTTTACATGATAGATTGACAGAATGATTGTCATCTCTCATTTGGAGTCCTTTGGGTGCTAGACAGGATTTTGAATGAATGTCAGTTTCTGTCTCGTGTATTGGTTGTGGAACTACAACTCAAATTAGATTGAATATCGAGAGTTCTTAGTCATTGTCACATAAATAATTATCTTGCCAATCTAAATGAACTGCAGGTTTGTTTCACGtggtatttttttttcctgaGATAGTATGGG contains these protein-coding regions:
- the LOC110790577 gene encoding adenylate kinase, chloroplastic, with the protein product MACSGYSSILGSPNSAILSPPSFTSSPKLTSLSFNHHRPNSLRFDHSVTRHHSSINRRHRHRNFVVMASTSNSRPLRIMISGAPASGKGTQCELITNKYGLVHIAAGDLLRAEISSGSENGKQAKEYMDKGQLVPDEIVVMMVKDRLLQPDSQEKGWLLDGYPRSLSQAIALKDLGFQPDLFILLEVPEELLVERVVGRRLDPVTGKIYHLTYSPPENDEIASRLTQRFDDTEEKVKLRLQTHHQNVEAVLSMYEDIIIKVDGSALKQDVFTEIDIELSKLLEQKTASESVAA